From Actinomyces sp. oral taxon 171 str. F0337, one genomic window encodes:
- the nth gene encoding endonuclease III, whose translation MAISGGGPGLSRAEARTRAPVALVVLPTRSRREDTVRRAVSSEVAAAEAAPEVPEVSTMADPAWRAGAVDDELMALYPDAACALDHDGPFQLLVATVLSAQTTDARVNTVTPELFGRYPDAAALGAARREDLEAILRPLGFQRAKAGHLLGIGQALTERFEGRVPRSREELVALPGVGRKTANVVLGNAFGQPAITVDTHVGRLSRRLGWTTSKDPLRVEKDIAALWEPWRWTDGCHRLIEHGRQVCSARSPRCGECALLEAGLCPQVGV comes from the coding sequence ATGGCGATCTCTGGAGGAGGGCCCGGCCTCAGCCGGGCCGAGGCTCGAACGAGGGCTCCGGTGGCGCTGGTGGTGCTGCCGACGAGATCGCGGAGAGAGGACACCGTGCGCAGGGCAGTGAGCAGTGAGGTTGCGGCGGCTGAGGCGGCCCCCGAGGTCCCCGAGGTGTCGACCATGGCTGACCCGGCCTGGCGGGCGGGCGCCGTCGACGACGAGCTCATGGCCCTCTATCCCGACGCCGCCTGCGCCCTCGACCACGACGGCCCCTTCCAGCTGCTCGTGGCCACCGTCCTGTCGGCCCAGACCACCGACGCGCGCGTCAACACCGTCACCCCCGAGCTCTTCGGACGCTACCCCGACGCCGCCGCCCTGGGGGCCGCCCGGCGCGAGGACCTGGAGGCGATCCTGCGGCCCCTGGGCTTCCAGCGCGCCAAGGCCGGGCACCTGCTCGGCATCGGGCAGGCGCTCACCGAGCGCTTCGAGGGGCGGGTGCCGCGCAGCCGCGAGGAGCTGGTGGCCCTGCCGGGAGTGGGGCGCAAGACCGCCAACGTCGTGCTCGGCAACGCCTTCGGGCAGCCCGCCATCACCGTGGACACCCACGTGGGGAGGCTCTCGCGCCGCCTGGGGTGGACGACGTCGAAGGACCCGCTGCGTGTGGAGAAGGACATCGCGGCCCTGTGGGAGCCATGGCGCTGGACCGACGGCTGCCACCGGCTCATCGAGCACGGGCGCCAGGTCTGCTCGGCCCGTTCACCCCGCTGCGGTGAGTGCGCGCTGCTCGAGGCCGGCCTGTGCCCACAGGTGGGCGTCTGA
- a CDS encoding ABC transporter ATP-binding protein: protein MTAHPPLAPSDPTAASACLPFSTSPAGPGPSSPVAIRLRGLTRVYEVPGRQDARVTALDHVDADLPEGSFTAVVGASGSGKSTLLHCMAGLDEPTDGQVTMLGALTSGMRAAERARFRARHVGFVFQEYNLIASLSAADNVSMPSRLAGRPLSGAQIREALDAVGLAHRAGLKPHQLSGGERQRVAIARVMASRPRIVFADEPTGALDLDSAALVLDWLRRLTEQGTTVVMVTHDVEAAAKADAVAVMSQGHLVQWAGCRDARQIAELVHTARAARVA, encoded by the coding sequence ATGACTGCTCACCCGCCCCTGGCCCCCTCCGACCCGACCGCCGCCTCCGCCTGCCTGCCGTTCAGTACCTCGCCTGCCGGGCCGGGCCCGTCGTCGCCCGTCGCCATCCGGTTGCGCGGCCTCACCCGCGTCTACGAGGTCCCCGGACGCCAGGACGCCCGCGTCACCGCCCTGGATCACGTCGACGCCGACCTGCCCGAGGGCAGCTTCACCGCCGTCGTCGGAGCCTCCGGATCGGGCAAGTCCACGCTGCTGCACTGCATGGCCGGCCTCGATGAGCCCACCGACGGCCAGGTGACCATGCTCGGCGCCCTCACCTCCGGGATGCGGGCCGCCGAGCGGGCCCGGTTCCGCGCCCGCCACGTCGGCTTCGTCTTCCAGGAGTACAACCTCATCGCCTCCCTGAGCGCCGCCGACAACGTCTCCATGCCCTCGCGCCTGGCCGGGCGTCCCCTGAGCGGCGCCCAGATCCGGGAGGCCCTCGACGCCGTCGGGCTCGCTCACCGCGCCGGCCTCAAGCCCCACCAGCTCTCCGGCGGGGAGCGCCAGCGCGTGGCCATCGCCCGCGTCATGGCCAGCCGGCCCCGGATCGTCTTCGCCGACGAGCCCACCGGTGCCCTCGACCTGGACTCCGCCGCCCTCGTCCTGGACTGGCTGCGCCGGCTCACCGAGCAGGGCACCACCGTGGTCATGGTGACCCACGACGTCGAGGCCGCCGCCAAGGCCGACGCGGTCGCCGTCATGAGCCAGGGCCACCTCGTGCAGTGGGCCGGCTGCCGTGACGCCCGCCAGATCGCCGAGCTCGTCCACACGGCCCGGGCCGCGCGCGTCGCCTGA
- a CDS encoding FtsX-like permease family protein encodes MVTLIWNDLRHHARQWLWSLLVATVGGAIIGVIITAWYSALSWAQAQGSAELVNASHLIGSNLVSYAGLATAVILSTTLGLTVSAQQRSHALWKVLGIPGSRIRRIILGQVGVIGLLGGAIGAVASLPLVRLYLLTWRELEVFPPDLPIIMPGFGVPLTIAVTTLFCILGGMGAARRAASVPEMQALREASAPRTRTRWWQWVIVAVLVLAVVVTPFDSTVPLNEAERAELVAAGVDLNDPGERAVTGGAMGLLAAIAGLCVPNWTLRPLLTWWTALVPGRSPAWFAARANARHRASLSMTTIVPFAIAVAMTGTVYAAVGAGQATGAQGSVNGFLTVGVPIFLISGVGGIANIAMVGRARRQEGALLGVIGARTGTVLASTALEGVIYAVTGIVFGLAATAFSAIYAALYSGGGMTVLVASVPVGLLALVSGISLALAVATTWLPAQLDRRSLMDNLRQPV; translated from the coding sequence ATGGTCACACTCATCTGGAACGACCTGCGCCACCACGCCCGCCAGTGGCTGTGGTCGCTGCTCGTCGCCACCGTCGGCGGCGCCATCATCGGCGTCATCATCACCGCCTGGTACAGCGCCCTGAGCTGGGCCCAGGCCCAGGGCTCGGCCGAGCTCGTCAACGCCTCCCACCTCATCGGCTCCAACCTCGTGTCCTACGCGGGGCTGGCCACCGCCGTCATCCTGTCCACGACGCTCGGCCTGACCGTCTCGGCCCAGCAGCGCTCGCACGCGCTGTGGAAGGTCCTGGGCATCCCCGGCAGCCGCATCCGCCGCATCATCCTGGGGCAGGTCGGCGTCATCGGGTTGCTGGGAGGCGCCATCGGGGCGGTGGCCAGTCTCCCGCTGGTCCGCCTCTACCTGCTCACCTGGCGGGAGCTCGAGGTGTTCCCGCCGGATCTGCCCATCATCATGCCGGGCTTCGGGGTGCCGCTGACCATCGCTGTGACGACGCTGTTCTGCATCCTGGGCGGAATGGGCGCGGCCCGGCGGGCGGCGTCGGTCCCCGAGATGCAGGCGCTGAGAGAGGCCTCGGCCCCGCGGACCCGGACCCGGTGGTGGCAGTGGGTGATCGTCGCCGTCCTAGTGCTGGCCGTCGTGGTGACCCCCTTCGACAGCACCGTGCCTCTCAACGAGGCCGAGAGGGCGGAGCTGGTCGCCGCCGGCGTCGACCTCAACGACCCGGGGGAGCGCGCGGTCACCGGAGGCGCCATGGGGCTCCTCGCCGCGATCGCGGGCCTGTGCGTGCCGAACTGGACTCTGCGGCCGCTGCTGACCTGGTGGACCGCGCTCGTCCCGGGCCGCAGCCCCGCCTGGTTCGCCGCCCGCGCCAACGCCCGCCACCGTGCCTCCCTGTCGATGACGACGATCGTCCCCTTCGCCATCGCCGTGGCCATGACCGGCACCGTGTACGCCGCCGTCGGCGCCGGGCAGGCAACCGGCGCGCAGGGCTCGGTCAACGGGTTCCTCACCGTCGGGGTGCCGATCTTCCTCATCTCCGGCGTCGGCGGTATCGCCAACATCGCCATGGTGGGGCGGGCCCGACGCCAGGAGGGCGCGCTGCTGGGAGTCATCGGGGCGCGGACCGGCACGGTCCTGGCCTCCACAGCGCTGGAGGGCGTCATCTACGCCGTCACCGGCATCGTCTTCGGGCTGGCGGCCACCGCCTTCAGCGCCATCTACGCCGCGCTCTACTCCGGCGGTGGGATGACGGTCCTGGTCGCCTCGGTCCCGGTGGGGCTGCTGGCCCTCGTCAGCGGGATCTCGCTGGCGCTCGCGGTGGCGACCACCTGGCTGCCCGCCCAGCTCGACCGACGCTCCCTCATGGACAACCTGCGCCAGCCGGTGTGA
- a CDS encoding alpha/beta fold hydrolase, whose product MPVDVNRPGPWTHRNLTARGTRFHVALAGPEAPAGTGPLILLVHGFPECWWTWRHVIPALAQAGHRVGALDLRGFGGSDRPPSGYDLLALAQDLAAVVRSLGHERAVVVGAGLGGQVAWALPHVAPDLTTAIIPVGAPHPLALRSLRARALSGPALQYVSLRIPGLAERRLRSRSALEGLLRSWAGPHTREAVAEEAPYYAALLSRPGAAHSALEPLRNLVLSRAETAALDKPATVPVLSVQGELDPVQPAQAYARDTHHVTGDLRQATIRRSGHFPQEETPAGFVRALLPFLADVAPPASA is encoded by the coding sequence GTGCCTGTTGACGTCAATCGCCCCGGCCCCTGGACCCACCGCAACCTCACCGCCCGCGGTACCCGTTTCCATGTTGCGCTCGCGGGTCCCGAGGCCCCGGCCGGCACCGGGCCCCTCATCCTCCTGGTGCACGGCTTCCCCGAGTGCTGGTGGACCTGGCGCCATGTCATCCCCGCCCTGGCGCAGGCCGGGCACCGCGTGGGCGCCCTCGATCTGCGCGGCTTCGGCGGCTCGGACCGGCCGCCGTCGGGCTATGACCTGCTGGCACTCGCCCAGGACCTGGCCGCCGTGGTCCGATCCCTGGGGCACGAGCGGGCCGTGGTCGTCGGCGCGGGGCTCGGTGGCCAGGTCGCCTGGGCGCTGCCGCACGTGGCCCCGGACCTGACGACGGCGATCATCCCAGTCGGCGCGCCCCACCCGCTCGCGCTGCGCTCACTGCGGGCCCGGGCACTGTCGGGACCGGCGCTGCAGTACGTGAGTCTGCGGATCCCGGGCCTGGCCGAACGCCGCCTGCGCAGCCGCAGCGCCCTGGAGGGCCTGCTGCGCTCCTGGGCCGGTCCGCACACGCGCGAGGCAGTGGCCGAGGAGGCCCCCTACTACGCCGCACTCCTGTCCCGGCCCGGCGCCGCCCACAGCGCCCTGGAGCCGCTGCGCAACCTCGTGCTGTCTCGGGCGGAGACGGCGGCCCTGGACAAGCCGGCGACGGTGCCCGTCCTGTCGGTGCAGGGCGAGCTCGACCCGGTCCAGCCCGCCCAGGCCTATGCGCGCGACACCCATCACGTGACCGGCGACCTGCGGCAGGCGACGATCCGCCGCTCCGGCCACTTCCCCCAGGAGGAGACCCCGGCCGGGTTCGTCCGGGCCCTGCTGCCCTTCCTGGCCGACGTCGCTCCACCCGCCTCAGCCTGA
- a CDS encoding branched-chain amino acid transporter permease yields MLTNPQITVAVVVVAVITFVCRIVPFVLLRGRQDSALLAFLSRAMPLGVMIVLVAYTLGGVSLSPSSWLPAVGGIGATAGLHLWRRAIGLSLIGGTGVYVTLSLLLG; encoded by the coding sequence ATGCTCACCAACCCGCAGATCACGGTCGCCGTCGTGGTCGTCGCCGTCATCACCTTCGTGTGCCGGATCGTGCCCTTCGTACTGCTGCGCGGGCGTCAGGACAGCGCGCTACTGGCCTTCCTGTCCCGGGCGATGCCGCTGGGGGTCATGATCGTCCTGGTGGCCTACACGCTGGGCGGGGTGAGCCTGTCGCCGTCGAGCTGGCTGCCGGCCGTGGGCGGAATCGGGGCGACGGCGGGCCTGCACCTGTGGCGGCGCGCCATCGGGCTGTCACTCATCGGCGGCACCGGCGTGTACGTCACCCTCAGCCTCCTGCTGGGCTGA
- a CDS encoding AzlC family ABC transporter permease: MQTLADAARDVVPIIVGYVTLGLAAGMLLVAEGLAWWWAPVWSLVIYSGTMQMLLVPLAGGGEPLATIALSAGFVSGRHVFYGLGFPLERVRGGALTRLYAVHAITDEVYALLAARDRQAMSGRYLVGVEAISHASWVAGTTVGALAGTALASVVGERIELLGFVLTALFVVLAIENWRNHPDIGVLCLGLVAGGIGLAMGGSAALLTALVTLAAGLVGLFAWRTRRPGAAGPQPRRRAG; the protein is encoded by the coding sequence ATGCAGACTCTCGCCGATGCGGCCCGTGACGTGGTGCCGATCATCGTCGGATACGTGACGCTGGGGCTGGCGGCCGGGATGCTGCTGGTCGCCGAGGGCCTGGCCTGGTGGTGGGCGCCGGTGTGGAGCCTGGTCATCTACTCCGGGACCATGCAGATGCTGCTGGTGCCGCTGGCCGGTGGAGGCGAGCCGTTGGCGACCATCGCCCTGTCCGCCGGCTTCGTCTCGGGCCGGCACGTCTTCTACGGCCTGGGATTCCCCCTGGAGCGGGTGCGGGGCGGGGCGCTCACCCGCCTCTACGCCGTCCACGCGATCACCGATGAGGTCTATGCGCTGCTGGCGGCGCGCGACCGGCAGGCCATGAGCGGGCGCTACCTGGTGGGTGTGGAGGCGATCAGCCACGCCTCCTGGGTGGCGGGCACGACCGTCGGTGCGCTGGCCGGAACGGCGCTGGCCTCCGTGGTGGGTGAGCGCATCGAGCTGCTCGGCTTCGTGCTCACGGCCCTGTTCGTGGTCCTGGCCATTGAGAACTGGCGCAACCACCCCGATATCGGGGTGCTGTGCCTGGGGCTGGTGGCCGGCGGTATCGGCCTGGCCATGGGTGGTTCGGCGGCGCTGCTGACCGCGCTGGTGACCCTTGCAGCCGGCCTCGTGGGGTTGTTCGCCTGGCGCACCCGCCGTCCTGGGGCGGCCGGACCGCAGCCGCGGCGGAGGGCCGGTTGA